Proteins encoded together in one Heliomicrobium gestii window:
- a CDS encoding nucleoside recognition domain-containing protein — MNAIWLFFLLGGIGIAAARGDVQKVTDGALKGAEMAVEVALGLIGAMALWLGIMRIAQEAGLIDLVARIARPFLIRLFPSIPPNHPALGHILMNLSANVLGLGSAATPFGMKAMQAMQELNRNRPEASEAMCTFLALNTSCITLIPATIISVRVAAGSANPTEIVGPTILATMVGMTVAVTADRLLRSYYRRRGD; from the coding sequence ATGAACGCCATTTGGCTCTTTTTCCTTTTGGGCGGAATCGGCATCGCTGCCGCTCGGGGAGATGTGCAGAAAGTGACCGACGGGGCTTTAAAAGGGGCGGAGATGGCTGTTGAGGTCGCCTTGGGCCTGATCGGGGCGATGGCGCTCTGGCTGGGCATCATGCGCATCGCCCAGGAAGCCGGTTTGATCGATCTCGTAGCCCGGATCGCTCGTCCCTTTCTGATCCGGCTCTTTCCATCCATCCCGCCCAACCATCCCGCCCTCGGTCATATCCTCATGAACCTGAGCGCCAATGTGCTGGGTCTGGGGAGCGCGGCGACTCCCTTCGGCATGAAGGCCATGCAGGCGATGCAAGAACTGAATCGGAATCGGCCCGAGGCGTCAGAAGCCATGTGCACCTTTTTGGCGCTCAACACCTCCTGCATCACCCTGATCCCGGCGACGATCATCAGCGTGCGCGTCGCCGCCGGTTCGGCAAATCCCACAGAAATCGTCGGACCGACCATCCTGGCGACCATGGTGGGCATGACCGTGG